tattttgtgtgtgacatAGCTTCAAGTGAAAGTgagattgaatttttttttttctgagatACACTATAGCTAATAGTTCAAACGAAACTGGATACAACTTGGGCTTGACTTGATTACATTGATTATTCAGTTAATGATTAATTAGACACTTCAAATCAAAGTGTGAAAGCAAGCTTAGCCACCACAGGTTGATGTCATGACAGGCCTTAACATAATTTAAGAATGCTGAATTCTATTTATAGGAAAGGAGCGATTTAGTCTTTcgaattttttcatttcttagtCTTTCTTTCGTTCTgcatcacaattttttttttttaaaatttttttagagTTAACCACACTCTGCCCACCTGAACATATACCGCAATTGTAATTCGTCGCCTGAACCTAGAGAAAAGGCAGCTTAAAAGATTCCCTCAccataataaaatataaatcgatgatgtgaatttttttttttacacaaaaaTGCACTTTAGATGATTTCGCCAAATTACTATTATCTTATTTATATGTAATAGTTTACATATTCTTTAATATTATCATGACATGAATGTTATCCGAAATATGTTAATACAAGAAGACGGGCAGAAAATACATTGACAAAGTAAATcgtgtccttttttttttttttttgcagttagtttttgataaattaaacaaatattagataattttattgatACTGTGTTGCTCTTGAATAAAACATTTTCCTCTTTGGCTTCTAGTTAAACGGATTGAAAAACGATCACGTGTCAGAAAAAATGGGAGAAGGACGGATCAACATAGAAAAAGTCAATATTGAAGAGCAACAGCTACTAGATTTAACCTCCAGATAATCAAAGTGGTTGCCATATGTCTGTTCTTTAGGTCATGACTGATCGAGCTTCTTATATGAGTTCGATTCTAGTTTGGTCCAAGACTGTGATCTAAAATTTCTGTGTTTGATTCTGAAATAGGTTAAAAGGTGCCAAAATTGCATTCGACTTGTCGATTTTTGACCTATTCTCATttcacaattaaaaaaaaaaaaagggaaaaacattCAATTTGTTACCACATAATTGAAAAGGAGAACAAAACAACACGAACTTATTGGTGGACTGTGGTAAAGAGTGAGGTTTAGAGTGCTAGCCCTCTAAATTCTACGTGATTTACGATGTTCAAGAAAATTCTTTGTTTAATTAGGAATCTTACCTTTCATCAACTCAATTAGCTAGTCACTTTCTTACCTGCATGTTAAATTAAAATTGATCTAGTTATAGAGAATGTGATGATATCAAGCCAAACTGAGGGAAACTAGGAGAGAAACTAGCAACAGGAAAAGTAGACGAACTTCCAAAGGAATTAAACAAACTGGAAATGATCAATTAGAAATGATCAACTCAATGAGCGATGTTGATATAAGTAGATGAAGTTACAGAAAATGGCGAGAATAGGGGAAGAAGATGAGTAAGAGCGAAGGAATCTTGAGAAAGAGCAGACGAATTGGGAATGTTTCCAAATCTGTTTGATTACAATCAATATTCCCTCGATATTACAATAGCAAAATCTCTCTATATAGAGCTGCTAAGTTGCCAACTGACTTTTAAAACTTACAATTAAACTTGGACACGTGGCCATGCAGTTAAAAGTTGTTGCAGGACCACTACTATCCTCTTCATGTTGTTGAGCTGATTTCCAGGAAAAGCGTGCTTCTCGAACCGTGCTTCTTGTTTCCCTCTCTTCCAATATCACGTCTTCTTCTCCGCAGCTTCACGCTTTCAGCTCCTTGTGTCCCAAATGCTAGTTAGCTTCATGACAATAGCTTCCCCTTTCAATAAATCTTGTCCTCAGGATTGTAATCCAGGAAACTTTCGCTCAATATCTTCTACATCTTCCTAGGTAGCCTCAGCAGGTGAAGTACCCCACTATTGCACCAGCCACTGTACTGATGCTGTATTCTTTCTCTTAACAATCCTCCTATTCAAAATGGTTACAGGCTCTACCCTTAAATGTCCCCTTTCATCTGCATTAGGTAGCTGTAATACAGGTACAACATTCTGTCCCACCTTCTTTTCAACAAGGATACATGAAAAACTAGGTGTATCTTAGACTCCGCTAGTAGTTGTAGCTTATAGGCCACTTTTCCCACCTTCTAAACTATCTGATAGGGTCTATAGTACTTTGCTAATAGCTTGGAGTGCTTCCTCACTTCCACTGGTATCTGTCTATAAGGCTGCAGTCTTAAATAAACACAATCCCCGACACTGAACTCCCTTTTAGACCTCCTCTGATCAACATACATCTTCATTATATTCGGAGCCTCTTGCAAATTGCTCTTGAGCAATTCATCCATCTTCATTATCTTGGACTCCGCTGGTAGTTGTAGCTTATAGGCCACATTTCCCACCCTCTAAACTATCTAATAGGGTCTATAGTACTTTGCTAATAGCTTGGAGTGCTTCCTCACTTCCACTGGTATCTGTCTATAAGGCTGCAGTCTTAAATAAACACAATCCCCGACACTGAACTCCCTTTTAGACCTCCTCTGATCAACATACATCTTCATTATATTCGGAGCCTCTTGCAAATTGCTCTTGAGCAATTCATCCATCCTTTGCCTGTCCTTCAAGTGGTTTTCTACTGTAGCTACTTTGGAATGGGAATAAGGCCCCAAGGCTAGCTAAGGTGAGGGGATCCCATACAATGCTTCAAAACGACTCATGTGAATAGTGTGTGATAGGCAGTGTTACACCACCACTCAGCTAATGACAACTAGACATTCCATCTCTTAGGTTCTAAATATGTCATACATCTTAAATACCTTTCTAACACCTGATTCATCCTCTCAgtttgtccatcagtctgagaGTGATATGCGGTGCTTAGGTTTAGTTCTGTCTCCAATAATGTAAACAATTCTGTCCAGAACTGGCTGGTGAATATCCTATCTCTGTCAAACAGCATACTCAGAGGCATCCTATGTAGTTTGCAGACTTGGTCTAGAAAAATCCTAGCCACTACAAGAGCATCAAATGGATGAGTCAAGCTGATAAAATGTGCATATTGGGTGAATCTGTCTATTACCACCATGATGGTATCTTTTCTTTCTGAGCTAGGCAGTCTTTCAATGAACTCCATCGTCACATGGCTTCAGGAGTATTGGGGAATAGAGAGAGGTTGTAATAAATCAGGGTAGGCTGTATGTTCATCTTTGCATTACTGCAAGTGTCACACTATAGTATGATAGCCTTGATCTCCTTGTACATTCCTGGCCAGTAAAACAGTTATTTGGCCCTATGATAGCTGGCTTGGATCCCAGAGTGTTCTCTTAACTGTGAATCATGCATGGCAGTGA
The Coffea arabica cultivar ET-39 chromosome 6c, Coffea Arabica ET-39 HiFi, whole genome shotgun sequence genome window above contains:
- the LOC113692943 gene encoding uncharacterized protein, yielding MGLNYKIHYKKGKENVAADALSRRASKEEGEYAEQTCIISEWVKEVIKSYQEDEQVQKLIMARIFLDQVCKLHRMPLSMLFDRDRIFTSQFWTELFTLLETELNLSTAYHSQTDGQTERMNQLALGPYSHSKVATVENHLKDRQRMDELLKSNLQEAPNIMKMYVDQRRSKREFSVGDCVYLRLQPYRQIPVEVRKHSKLLAKYYRPY